One stretch of Saccharopolyspora erythraea DNA includes these proteins:
- a CDS encoding protein kinase family protein — protein MTSKPTEQVAPERDEFAGSEGSKEQGLTPGSVLDHGRYRLLAKVGTDPRCDAQLWRAKDGVLGRDVALTILVGDRADSEASGNARRTLERAMHASTFNHVGVARVLDVVTQSPGDPQGVLGVVIAEWTHGTDLLDLVAEGPLPPGTAARLLQPLAAAVEAAHHAGLVLGADHPQRIRVTPDGEVRMAFPGPLAKATSSEDVRGLGAALYLLLTGRWALPDGPEDVPKAPVGPDGTIVAPRTLRPTVPLELSTVAVRALGSPDQTGTTGGVRTGAAVLRVLEQHASFDAPTTSVQAPSTSGDTRDNEVWKTEDPKPDQVKRKKLLISVGVLALATLLVVGWLATNLISVFTSADHPSQQGTIISNPGGQPGQPPAPPAAPIAITGGTQYNANGSPDNPNSFRLMYDGDPATDWHTSGYNQQLGPGGISSATGGVLTLERAATPREVVIDSPSGGARVEIHKVEGAPSPSADTLIGSGKLEAGRTPIQIEMTGKTEKILIVFTQLVQGADGRFSSQINEVTVTG, from the coding sequence GTGACCAGCAAACCGACCGAGCAGGTAGCGCCGGAACGCGACGAGTTCGCCGGGAGCGAGGGTTCCAAAGAACAGGGCCTCACTCCCGGTTCCGTGTTGGACCATGGGCGTTATCGGCTGCTCGCAAAGGTCGGCACCGATCCCAGATGTGACGCGCAGCTCTGGCGCGCGAAGGACGGTGTCCTCGGCCGGGACGTCGCGCTGACGATCCTGGTCGGTGATCGTGCCGACTCCGAGGCCTCCGGCAACGCGCGCCGCACGCTGGAACGCGCGATGCACGCGAGCACGTTCAACCACGTCGGCGTCGCGCGGGTGCTCGACGTCGTCACGCAGTCGCCCGGTGATCCGCAGGGCGTGCTCGGCGTGGTGATCGCCGAGTGGACCCACGGCACCGACCTGCTCGACCTCGTCGCGGAAGGGCCGCTGCCGCCCGGGACCGCCGCCCGGCTGCTCCAGCCGCTGGCCGCGGCCGTCGAGGCGGCCCACCACGCCGGCCTGGTGCTCGGCGCCGACCACCCGCAGCGCATCCGGGTCACCCCGGACGGCGAGGTCCGGATGGCGTTCCCCGGTCCGCTGGCCAAGGCGACCTCCAGCGAGGACGTCCGCGGGCTGGGTGCCGCGCTCTACCTGCTGCTGACCGGCAGGTGGGCGCTGCCGGACGGACCGGAGGACGTGCCGAAGGCGCCGGTCGGGCCGGACGGCACGATCGTCGCGCCGCGCACCCTTCGCCCCACCGTGCCGCTGGAGCTGTCCACCGTCGCGGTCCGCGCGCTGGGCAGCCCGGACCAGACCGGCACCACGGGCGGCGTCCGCACCGGCGCGGCCGTGCTGCGGGTGCTCGAGCAGCACGCGTCGTTCGACGCGCCGACGACGTCCGTGCAGGCGCCGTCGACCAGCGGGGACACCCGCGACAACGAGGTCTGGAAGACCGAGGACCCCAAGCCCGACCAGGTCAAGCGCAAGAAGCTGTTGATCAGCGTCGGCGTGCTGGCGCTGGCGACGCTGCTGGTGGTCGGCTGGCTGGCCACCAACCTGATCAGCGTCTTCACCTCCGCCGACCACCCGAGTCAGCAGGGCACCATCATCAGCAACCCCGGCGGCCAGCCGGGGCAGCCGCCCGCACCGCCCGCCGCGCCGATCGCGATCACCGGCGGCACGCAGTACAACGCCAACGGCTCCCCGGACAACCCGAACAGCTTCCGCCTGATGTACGACGGCGACCCGGCCACCGACTGGCACACCTCGGGCTACAACCAGCAGCTCGGCCCGGGCGGGATCAGCAGCGCCACCGGCGGTGTGCTCACGCTCGAGCGCGCCGCGACGCCGCGCGAGGTCGTCATCGACTCGCCGAGCGGCGGCGCGCGGGTCGAGATCCACAAGGTCGAGGGCGCGCCGTCGCCGAGCGCGGACACCCTGATCGGTTCCGGCAAGCTGGAGGCGGGCCGGACGCCGATCCAGATCGAGATGACCGGCAAGACCGAGAAGATCCTGATCGTCTTCACCCAGCTCGTGCAGGGCGCCGACGGCAGGTTCTCGTCGCAGATCAACGAGGTCACCGTCACCGGCTGA
- the sigM gene encoding RNA polymerase sigma factor SigM — MSVPVRSDADLIAAHTSGDPHAFSELFRRHRDRLWAVALRTMRDHEEAADALQDAMISAFRNASSFRAESQVTTWLHRIVVNACLDRIRRRQARPTVPLPDTGPAEPAVPRDAMAEQDTRMAVQDALAELPEDQRAAIVLVDVEGYSVSETSAMLGVAEGTIKSRCARGRTKLAKLLGHLRNPSADANVPDGAKAMRRREGR, encoded by the coding sequence GTGTCTGTCCCCGTCAGATCGGACGCCGACCTCATCGCGGCGCACACCAGTGGAGATCCACATGCGTTCTCCGAGCTCTTCCGCCGGCACCGGGACCGGCTGTGGGCGGTGGCGTTGCGCACGATGCGCGACCACGAGGAAGCGGCGGATGCGCTGCAGGACGCGATGATCTCGGCCTTCCGAAACGCCTCTTCGTTCCGCGCCGAATCCCAGGTCACCACGTGGTTGCACCGGATCGTGGTGAACGCCTGCCTGGACCGCATCCGCAGGCGCCAGGCCAGGCCGACCGTGCCGCTGCCCGACACCGGGCCTGCCGAGCCCGCCGTCCCGCGCGACGCCATGGCCGAGCAGGACACCCGGATGGCAGTGCAGGACGCGCTCGCCGAGTTGCCCGAGGACCAGCGCGCGGCGATCGTGCTGGTCGACGTCGAGGGTTACTCGGTTTCCGAGACCTCGGCGATGCTCGGCGTCGCCGAAGGCACCATCAAGAGCCGTTGCGCACGTGGCCGCACGAAGTTGGCGAAACTTCTGGGGCACCTGCGGAACCCAAGTGCAGATGCGAACGTCCCAGATGGAGCCAAGGCCATGCGTCGACGGGAGGGACGATGA
- the trxB gene encoding thioredoxin-disulfide reductase encodes MTGDVRNVIIVGSGPAGYTAAVYAARAELEPLVFEGTQFGGALMTTTEVENYPGFREGIQGPDLMEQMRSQAERFGAELRAEDVESLELSGEIKTVHANGQTYRARAVILAMGAAARYVGVPGEERLLGRGVSACATCDGFFFREHDIAVVGGGDSAMEEATFLTRFARSVTIIHRREEFRASRIMLERARANDKIKWITNTVVDEVLGDGSVSGLKLRDTVTGETSELGVTGMFVAIGHDPRSALVRDQIDVDDEGYVLVQQPSTHTKLPGVFAAGDLVDKTYRQAVTAAGSGCAAAIDAERWLAEQEAVPTAEIASEFVGGGYAAQTLTTP; translated from the coding sequence GTGACTGGCGACGTCCGCAACGTGATCATCGTGGGCTCTGGCCCGGCCGGTTACACCGCTGCGGTGTACGCGGCTCGGGCGGAGCTCGAACCACTGGTCTTCGAGGGCACCCAGTTCGGCGGTGCGCTGATGACGACCACCGAGGTGGAGAACTACCCGGGCTTCCGCGAGGGCATCCAGGGCCCCGACCTGATGGAGCAGATGCGGTCGCAGGCCGAGCGCTTCGGTGCCGAGCTGCGCGCGGAGGACGTCGAGTCGCTGGAGCTGTCGGGCGAGATCAAGACCGTCCACGCCAACGGCCAGACCTACCGCGCCCGCGCCGTCATCCTCGCCATGGGTGCCGCCGCTCGCTACGTCGGGGTGCCGGGTGAGGAGCGCCTGCTCGGCCGCGGTGTCTCGGCGTGTGCGACCTGTGACGGGTTCTTCTTCCGCGAGCACGACATCGCCGTGGTCGGCGGGGGCGACTCGGCGATGGAGGAAGCGACCTTCCTGACCCGCTTCGCCCGCTCGGTGACCATCATCCACCGGCGCGAGGAGTTCCGGGCCTCCCGGATCATGCTGGAGCGCGCACGGGCCAACGACAAGATCAAGTGGATCACCAACACCGTCGTCGACGAGGTCCTCGGCGACGGCTCGGTGTCCGGGCTCAAGCTGCGCGACACGGTGACCGGCGAGACCTCGGAGCTCGGCGTGACCGGCATGTTCGTCGCCATCGGCCACGACCCGCGCAGCGCGCTGGTCCGCGACCAGATCGACGTCGACGACGAGGGGTACGTGCTCGTCCAGCAGCCCAGCACCCACACCAAGCTGCCCGGTGTCTTCGCGGCAGGCGACCTGGTCGACAAGACCTACCGGCAGGCCGTCACCGCCGCGGGCTCCGGCTGCGCGGCGGCCATCGACGCCGAGCGGTGGCTGGCCGAGCAGGAGGCCGTCCCGACCGCCGAGATCGCCTCGGAGTTCGTCGGCGGCGGCTACGCGGCGCAGACCCTCACCACCCCCTGA